Part of the Halobellus ruber genome is shown below.
CCGACAGGGCCTGCGATGCCGAGAGGCCGCCCGGTTCGGGGGTCCCGGTGCCGGGGGCGGCCGACGGCTCCACGGAGTCGATGTCGAAGGTGACGTAGACCGCGTCGGCGTCCGCGGCGGCCTCGGCGACGGCCGCCTCGATCACCTCCCGGATTCCCCGTTCCTCGACGTCCCGGATGGAGAACAGCGAGAGGCCGGTCTCGTCGGCGAACTCGAAGAACTCCGGCGACTCGTAGCCGCGGATCCCGACCTGTGCGACGTGCTCGTAGTCGGTGTACGGCGAGTCGGCGATGTGGTGCGTCGAGGACCCGTGGAAATGCTCCCCGAAGACGGCGCTCTCGGCGACCGTGTCGGTGTGGGCGTCGATCTGGACGAGCCCGACGGTGTCGTGGCCGCTGCCCTCGGCGAACCCCCGGAACGCCGGGAACGTGCAGTAGTGGTCGCCGCCGAGCACCACCGGCATCGCGCCCCGGTCGGCGACGGTCGCGACGTGTGCGGCCACGGAATCGGCCGTGGTTTCCCGGTCCATCGGGAACACGGGCACGTCGCCGCAATCGACCAGGTCCAGGGCGCCGAAGTCGACCTGGTTTCCGGTCCGGATGTTGGTGAGCCCGCCCTTGTAGCCGGAGAGATACGCCGGCCAGGCGCTGGCTCGCCGGAGCGCCCGCGGCCCGTACCGCGTCCCGGGGCGGTTGCTAACGGCGCCGTCGTACGGGACCCCGAGGACGGCGGCGTCGACGCCGGCGACGTCCTCGACGTCGGCGATCTCCCGCTTCAGGAACGTATCAAATCCCGCGTACGACAGTTCGACCGAACTCCCGGGGGTCGACTCGCGGAACGCGGCGGCCCGGCTGTCGTGCTGTTGACGCTCCATCTCAGGCGCTCGAATCGCCGCGGTGTGCCTCGATCGCGTCCCGGAGCGCGTCGACGGTCCGGCTCAACTGCTTCTGTGAGATGGTCAGCGGCGGCTGGAACCGGAGGACGTTGCTGTGGAACCCGCCGACGCCCATGATAATTTTCTCCTCCCGGAGGTGCTTGGCGACGTGTTTCGCGAGTTTCGCGTCGGGTGCGGGGGCGACGTCCATCGGGCCCGTTCCCGAGTGGTCGACGAGTTCGATCCCTTGCATCAGCCCGAGCCCGCGCGCTTCGCCGACGACGTCGTACTCAGCTTCCAGCTCCGCGAGCTGGTCGCTCAGCCACGCCCCCTGCTCGCGGGCGTTGTCGACGATCCCGTCTTCGAGCTGTTCGATCGTCGCCAACGCCGCCGCGCAGGCCACCGGGTTGCCGCCGAACGTCGACAGGTGGTCGCCGGACTCGAAGGCGTCGGCGACCTCGGCGCTCGCGGTGAACGCCCCAAGCGGGAGGCCGTTTGCGATCCCCTTCGCCTGGGGCATGATGTCCGGGACAACGTCGAAGTGGTCGGAGGCCCACATCTCGCCGGTGCGGCCGTAGCCGGCCTGCACCTCGTCGACGATGAGTAAGGCGCCGTGGTCGTGGGCGATCTCCTTCACCCGGGAGAGCCACCCCTCCGGAGGAACGATGATCCCGCCTTCGCCCAGCACCGGCTCGACGATGACCGCGGCCAGGTCGTCAGCGGTGTGGGTATCGATCACGTGTTTGACGTCCTCGGCGCAGGCACACGAACAGGGCCCGCCGTCGCACATCTGACACCGGTAGGCGTACGGTGGCGCGACGTGGGCGACGTCGTTGATCGTCGGCGCCATCTCGGATTTGTACGCCTTGTTCCCGGTCAGCGCGAGCGACCCGAGCGTCCGGCCGTGAAACGACATCTCCAGGGCCAGCACCTCCTTCGAGCCGGTGTACTTCCGGGC
Proteins encoded:
- a CDS encoding agmatinase family protein, whose translation is MERQQHDSRAAAFRESTPGSSVELSYAGFDTFLKREIADVEDVAGVDAAVLGVPYDGAVSNRPGTRYGPRALRRASAWPAYLSGYKGGLTNIRTGNQVDFGALDLVDCGDVPVFPMDRETTADSVAAHVATVADRGAMPVVLGGDHYCTFPAFRGFAEGSGHDTVGLVQIDAHTDTVAESAVFGEHFHGSSTHHIADSPYTDYEHVAQVGIRGYESPEFFEFADETGLSLFSIRDVEERGIREVIEAAVAEAAADADAVYVTFDIDSVEPSAAPGTGTPEPGGLSASQALSVMEILGTHDAVAAADLMEVAPPLDPTDNTSRLGAYLLTTLLEQKFAR
- a CDS encoding aspartate aminotransferase family protein: MSQQADKPVSNERVEAQYEEYLMPIWKSLNVPIKRASNCTVEDFEGNEYLDVFSGISVTNAGHNNEAVVEAAKEQLDEFVHGCTYVHPNEPAAELGEKLAETTPGDLRKSFFCNSGTEAVEGAIKLARKYTGSKEVLALEMSFHGRTLGSLALTGNKAYKSEMAPTINDVAHVAPPYAYRCQMCDGGPCSCACAEDVKHVIDTHTADDLAAVIVEPVLGEGGIIVPPEGWLSRVKEIAHDHGALLIVDEVQAGYGRTGEMWASDHFDVVPDIMPQAKGIANGLPLGAFTASAEVADAFESGDHLSTFGGNPVACAAALATIEQLEDGIVDNAREQGAWLSDQLAELEAEYDVVGEARGLGLMQGIELVDHSGTGPMDVAPAPDAKLAKHVAKHLREEKIIMGVGGFHSNVLRFQPPLTISQKQLSRTVDALRDAIEAHRGDSSA